One genomic window of Halovivax cerinus includes the following:
- a CDS encoding Lrp/AsnC family transcriptional regulator — protein MDDLDRDILAILRRDARTPYTEIAEQVGTSEGTVRNRVDRMVESDVIERFTVTTRTGNVKAMLEIGVAVDVDTRETADRMAEWDEVDYAWQVSGEDDIVLVVDAADTRGINELITRAREQDEVVDTKTRLILDEQRG, from the coding sequence ATGGACGACCTCGACCGCGACATTCTGGCTATCCTCCGGCGGGACGCGCGAACGCCCTACACCGAGATCGCCGAGCAGGTCGGGACGAGCGAGGGAACGGTTCGCAATCGCGTCGACCGGATGGTCGAATCCGACGTCATCGAACGCTTCACCGTGACCACGCGTACCGGGAACGTAAAGGCGATGCTCGAGATCGGCGTCGCCGTCGACGTCGACACCCGCGAGACGGCCGATCGCATGGCCGAGTGGGACGAAGTCGACTACGCCTGGCAGGTCTCCGGCGAGGACGACATCGTCCTCGTGGTCGACGCTGCGGACACCCGCGGCATCAACGAACTCATCACGCGCGCCCGCGAACAGGACGAGGTCGTCGATACGAAGACGCGGCTGATCCTCGACGAACAGCGCGGCTGA
- the carA gene encoding glutamine-hydrolyzing carbamoyl-phosphate synthase small subunit, whose product MPPAYVALEGGHVIEGRGRSPGTARGELVFTTAYTGYEESLTDPSYEEQILTFSYPLIGNYGVREERFESDRVHPRAVLARELTDDVADWLADEGVPAVDHIDTREVVTDVRDGGAMKCGIAVGETATPEDALAELDRCVAMSDHTEIGAQVSVPDAEVYGAENDGETLALVDCGVKFSMIESFVARGATVHVLPHDATPADVRSIDPDVLFISNGPGDPENYGAAVSLVEELVDEYPVAGICLGQQIVSLALGGTTEKMAFGHRGVNQPVMDLESGRVVMTTQNHGYTVEDPGPRLDVAQRNVNDDTPEGLTGVDCDVLTRQYHPEANPGPEDTLDFFDDVLTMADAPASRAITCDD is encoded by the coding sequence ATGCCACCGGCCTACGTCGCACTGGAGGGCGGCCACGTGATCGAGGGGCGTGGTCGTTCGCCGGGAACGGCCCGTGGGGAACTGGTTTTCACGACCGCCTACACGGGATACGAAGAGAGTCTGACAGACCCATCGTACGAAGAACAGATCCTGACGTTCTCGTACCCGCTCATCGGGAACTACGGGGTACGAGAGGAGCGATTCGAGTCCGACCGCGTCCACCCACGGGCGGTCCTCGCACGGGAACTGACCGACGACGTCGCCGACTGGCTCGCCGACGAGGGCGTGCCGGCCGTCGACCACATAGACACCCGCGAGGTCGTCACCGACGTTCGCGACGGCGGTGCCATGAAGTGCGGCATCGCAGTCGGCGAGACCGCCACGCCGGAGGACGCACTCGCCGAACTCGATCGCTGCGTCGCGATGAGCGATCACACCGAGATCGGCGCGCAGGTCAGCGTCCCCGACGCCGAGGTTTACGGCGCCGAGAACGACGGCGAGACACTCGCACTCGTCGACTGCGGCGTCAAGTTCTCGATGATCGAGTCGTTCGTCGCCCGCGGCGCGACGGTCCACGTCCTGCCCCACGACGCGACGCCGGCCGACGTCCGATCGATCGACCCCGACGTCCTCTTCATCTCGAACGGACCGGGTGACCCCGAAAACTACGGTGCGGCCGTCTCGCTCGTCGAGGAACTCGTCGACGAGTACCCCGTCGCCGGCATCTGTCTCGGGCAACAAATCGTCTCGCTCGCCCTCGGCGGCACGACCGAGAAGATGGCCTTCGGCCACCGCGGCGTCAACCAGCCCGTCATGGACCTCGAATCGGGCCGCGTCGTCATGACCACGCAGAATCACGGCTACACCGTCGAAGACCCCGGCCCGCGCCTCGACGTCGCCCAGCGCAACGTCAACGACGACACGCCGGAGGGCCTCACCGGCGTCGACTGCGACGTCCTCACCCGCCAGTACCACCCCGAGGCCAACCCCGGTCCGGAGGACACCCTCGACTTCTTCGACGACGTCCTCACGATGGCCGATGCGCCCGCCTCGCGCGCGATCACCTGCGACGACTGA
- the purB gene encoding adenylosuccinate lyase, with protein MTTVDSLYAVSPLDGRYAGRTEPLRPYASEAGLMQARVRVEVEYLVALADLEATPLSIDEETRATLRAAYEDFDAADAEIVKEIETTGHGPFEATNHDVKAVEYFLRLQLPDDHDAVPWIHFGLTSEDVNNLAHRLNVRDAVREVLLPALDDVREALADQAREYRDRPMLARTHGQPATPTTFGKEMAVYASRLDTAIDRVSDATDRLRGKLGGASGTYAAHHAAYPDVDWPAFAEDFVTDLGLDFEPLTTQVNPCDDLAALFDAFRGANQIVLDLDLDDWLYVSDRYLGQDAAAGETGSSTMPHKVNPIDFENSEGNLSKANSDLQFLGEYVTTSRLQRDLSDSTVKRNIGAAFAHCLIGYTKVQDGLSKVTPTEQVMDDELASTPEVIGEAVQTILRREGRDDAYEQVKALTRGKRVTIEDFRDLFADLDVDEDVRDELRALTPAGYTGVAAELVDELDE; from the coding sequence ATGACAACTGTGGATTCGCTGTACGCCGTCTCGCCGCTCGACGGACGGTACGCCGGGCGAACCGAGCCCCTCCGGCCCTACGCGAGCGAGGCGGGCCTGATGCAGGCACGCGTTCGCGTGGAGGTCGAGTACCTCGTCGCGCTCGCCGACCTCGAGGCGACGCCGCTCTCTATAGACGAGGAGACACGCGCCACGCTCCGGGCGGCGTACGAGGACTTCGACGCCGCAGACGCCGAGATCGTCAAAGAAATCGAGACGACCGGACACGGCCCGTTCGAGGCGACCAACCACGACGTCAAGGCCGTCGAGTACTTCCTCCGGCTCCAGCTCCCCGACGACCACGACGCCGTTCCGTGGATCCACTTCGGCCTGACCAGCGAGGACGTCAACAATCTCGCTCACCGGCTGAACGTCCGTGACGCCGTGCGCGAGGTCCTGCTGCCCGCCCTCGACGACGTTCGTGAAGCCCTCGCCGACCAAGCCCGCGAGTACCGCGATCGCCCGATGCTCGCGCGGACCCACGGTCAGCCCGCCACGCCGACCACGTTCGGCAAGGAGATGGCCGTCTACGCGAGCCGGCTCGACACGGCGATCGACCGGGTTTCGGACGCGACCGATCGCCTGCGCGGAAAACTCGGCGGGGCGTCGGGCACCTACGCCGCCCACCACGCCGCCTACCCAGACGTCGACTGGCCGGCCTTCGCCGAAGATTTCGTCACGGATCTCGGGCTCGACTTCGAACCCCTCACGACGCAAGTAAACCCCTGCGACGACCTCGCCGCCCTGTTCGACGCGTTCCGGGGTGCGAACCAGATCGTCCTCGACCTCGATCTCGACGACTGGCTCTACGTCTCCGATCGCTACCTGGGCCAGGACGCCGCCGCGGGCGAGACGGGCTCCTCGACGATGCCGCACAAGGTGAACCCGATCGACTTCGAGAACTCCGAGGGCAACCTCTCGAAGGCCAACTCCGACCTCCAGTTCCTCGGCGAGTACGTCACCACCTCCCGCCTCCAGCGCGACCTCTCCGACTCGACGGTCAAACGCAACATCGGGGCCGCCTTCGCCCACTGCCTCATCGGCTACACCAAAGTTCAGGACGGCCTGTCGAAAGTCACGCCCACCGAGCAGGTGATGGACGACGAACTCGCGTCCACCCCGGAAGTGATCGGCGAGGCCGTCCAGACCATCCTCCGGCGTGAGGGTCGCGACGACGCCTACGAACAGGTCAAGGCGCTCACCCGCGGCAAGCGCGTCACCATCGAGGACTTCCGCGACCTCTTCGCCGACCTGGACGTCGACGAGGACGTCCGCGACGAACTACGTGCACTGACACCGGCCGGCTACACCGGCGTCGCGGCGGAACTGGTCGACGAACTCGACGAGTGA
- a CDS encoding PHP-associated domain-containing protein has translation MYDVDLHTHTRFFHGRRDVGDRFDPVGYRVLALVANSRGLDGIATTNHDYYTRFRPGAVATIPGIEVTTDRGHVLVVGPDPPRETDPGSLTPGEAVDLAHDRGCAAIVAHPFRNSTVREVDDVPFDAIEVNGKHPRSLPLVEKLAEARGLPLVGGSDAHYPIEVGRAYTRLDVDELTPRSVVDAIRAGDVQYTIERSSADRIVRQLYRRIHHRKGVTDAFGDLAPTPGVGTPPAEETHTTDQRPDGDGNP, from the coding sequence GTGTACGACGTCGACCTCCACACCCACACGCGGTTCTTTCACGGTCGTCGTGACGTGGGCGATCGCTTCGATCCGGTCGGATACCGGGTGCTCGCCCTGGTCGCCAACAGCCGCGGGCTCGACGGGATCGCCACGACCAACCACGACTACTACACCCGATTTCGACCGGGTGCCGTCGCGACGATCCCTGGCATCGAGGTTACGACCGACCGCGGCCACGTCCTCGTCGTCGGACCTGACCCGCCGAGGGAGACGGATCCAGGGTCGCTCACACCGGGCGAAGCGGTCGACCTGGCCCACGACCGTGGTTGCGCCGCCATCGTCGCTCACCCGTTTCGCAACAGCACGGTCCGCGAGGTCGACGACGTCCCCTTCGACGCGATCGAGGTCAACGGCAAGCACCCCCGGTCGCTGCCGCTCGTCGAGAAGCTGGCCGAAGCGCGTGGGCTACCGCTGGTCGGAGGCAGCGACGCGCACTACCCCATCGAAGTCGGACGCGCGTACACCCGCCTGGACGTCGACGAACTCACGCCCCGATCGGTGGTGGACGCGATTCGGGCCGGCGACGTCCAGTACACGATCGAACGCAGCAGCGCAGATCGAATCGTCCGACAGCTGTATCGGCGCATCCACCACCGGAAGGGTGTGACAGACGCGTTCGGCGACCTCGCCCCCACACCCGGCGTCGGCACGCCGCCAGCCGAGGAGACCCACACCACGGACCAGCGACCGGACGGTGACGGGAACCCCTGA
- a CDS encoding zinc-binding dehydrogenase encodes MDAVTFTGHGGRDVIEYGEYPDPTVGDDEVLVDVEAGALNHLDVWTRGGLPTIDLEMPHVPGSDGAGVVEEVGDDVTRFDVGDRVAVTAGVSCGECEFCRDGDPTRCVSYHILGEHAPGVHAEKAAVPEDNLIPVPDGVDWTVAGSTSLVFQTAWRMLVDRADLRPGESILVLGASGGVGHAAVQIADYVGAEVYATGSTEAKLKAAREYGADHVCNYEESNFAEWIRAETGKRGVDVVVDHVGAATWRDSIKSLAKGGRLVTCGGTTGPNPETDIPRIFWNQLQIIGSTMATPGQVDDVMELVWDGTFEPAIREVLPMSETARAHELLEEREGFGKVVVVPDSEY; translated from the coding sequence ATGGACGCAGTCACCTTCACCGGACACGGCGGCCGCGACGTCATCGAGTACGGCGAGTACCCGGACCCGACGGTCGGCGACGACGAGGTGCTCGTCGACGTCGAAGCGGGGGCGCTCAACCACCTCGACGTGTGGACCCGCGGCGGGCTCCCGACGATCGATCTGGAGATGCCCCACGTACCCGGCAGCGACGGGGCAGGCGTCGTCGAGGAAGTCGGCGACGACGTCACACGGTTCGACGTCGGCGACCGGGTGGCGGTCACGGCGGGCGTCAGTTGCGGCGAGTGCGAGTTCTGTCGCGACGGCGATCCGACGCGCTGTGTCTCCTATCACATCCTCGGCGAGCACGCCCCCGGCGTCCACGCGGAGAAGGCGGCGGTCCCCGAGGACAACCTGATCCCCGTCCCCGACGGCGTCGACTGGACCGTCGCCGGGTCGACGAGCCTCGTCTTCCAGACGGCCTGGCGCATGCTCGTCGATCGGGCCGACCTCCGACCCGGCGAATCGATCCTCGTCCTCGGCGCCAGCGGCGGCGTCGGCCACGCTGCGGTCCAGATCGCCGACTACGTCGGTGCCGAGGTCTACGCCACCGGCTCGACCGAAGCGAAACTCAAGGCCGCCCGGGAGTACGGCGCCGACCACGTCTGTAACTACGAGGAATCGAACTTCGCCGAGTGGATCCGCGCGGAGACGGGCAAGCGCGGCGTGGACGTCGTCGTCGACCACGTCGGCGCGGCCACGTGGCGCGACTCGATCAAGAGCCTGGCGAAGGGCGGGCGACTGGTCACCTGCGGCGGAACGACGGGCCCGAACCCCGAGACGGACATCCCGCGGATCTTCTGGAACCAGCTCCAGATAATCGGTTCGACCATGGCTACGCCGGGGCAGGTCGACGACGTCATGGAACTCGTCTGGGACGGGACGTTCGAACCCGCGATCCGCGAGGTGCTCCCGATGAGCGAGACCGCCCGCGCGCACGAGCTCCTGGAAGAGCGCGAAGGCTTCGGGAAAGTCGTCGTCGTACCGGACAGCGAGTACTGA
- a CDS encoding diacylglycerol/lipid kinase family protein — protein sequence MTSSRSTRGVVVVNPVSGSGDHVDTVVEWAADRGLEPRPTERSGDARRIAREVAPDVDLVIAAGGDGTVNEVANGIVEATALDSTTLGVLPAGTGNNFATNIGVGSVEAAFDAIDRDRRRMLDLGLANDRAFVNSCVGGITAEASAATSPDEKASLGVLAYVRNTFEQLASYDAPPLSVDIGGGSADDGIDWQGEALFVFVGNARRFSGTRTAQANVEDGRFEVIVIGREPPSSLVGDAALERLFGRDDDAIVRRRTPSVRIACEDRSVGYSLDGEMLETERLELDVGPTSLSTIVGDPYDPDPDDT from the coding sequence ATGACATCGAGTCGGTCGACGCGTGGTGTGGTCGTGGTGAACCCCGTGAGTGGCAGCGGGGATCACGTCGACACCGTCGTGGAGTGGGCCGCAGATCGCGGGCTCGAACCGCGACCGACCGAGCGTTCGGGGGATGCGAGGCGAATCGCTCGCGAGGTAGCTCCCGACGTGGACCTCGTGATCGCGGCCGGCGGCGACGGGACGGTCAACGAGGTCGCGAACGGGATCGTCGAGGCGACGGCGCTCGACTCGACGACGCTCGGTGTCCTTCCGGCGGGGACCGGGAACAACTTCGCGACGAATATCGGCGTCGGGAGTGTCGAGGCGGCGTTCGACGCGATCGATCGGGATCGACGACGGATGCTCGACCTGGGACTCGCGAACGACCGCGCTTTCGTCAACTCGTGCGTCGGTGGGATCACCGCCGAGGCGAGCGCGGCGACGTCACCGGACGAGAAGGCGTCGCTCGGCGTCCTGGCGTACGTCCGAAACACGTTCGAGCAGCTCGCGTCGTACGACGCGCCACCGCTCTCGGTCGACATCGGTGGCGGATCCGCGGACGACGGCATCGACTGGCAGGGTGAGGCACTGTTCGTCTTCGTCGGTAACGCCAGACGGTTCTCGGGAACGCGGACCGCGCAGGCGAACGTCGAGGACGGCCGTTTCGAGGTGATCGTTATCGGGCGGGAGCCGCCGTCGTCGCTGGTGGGTGACGCCGCGCTCGAGCGCCTGTTCGGCCGCGACGACGACGCCATCGTTCGGCGTCGAACCCCGTCGGTTCGCATCGCCTGCGAGGATCGGTCGGTCGGGTACAGTCTGGACGGCGAGATGCTGGAGACCGAACGGCTCGAACTCGACGTGGGACCGACGTCACTCTCGACGATCGTCGGCGACCCCTACGACCCCGACCCGGACGATACCTGA
- a CDS encoding NUDIX hydrolase, whose product MSTESDDADVHPNAGQDVVAVDADDTELESVNRLDAHTGDGIRHRAFTSLVFDGEGNILLAQRAPDKRLWGTYWDGTVASHPVEGQSQEAATRQRLEEELGVTPDQYDDVELTDRFEYKRYFENAGVEHEVCAVLQLTLDDRSLDPDESEVAGVMWVPYDRLREHPEWYRQLRLCPWFEIAMRRDRD is encoded by the coding sequence ATGAGCACGGAGTCCGACGACGCGGACGTCCACCCGAACGCGGGCCAGGACGTCGTCGCCGTCGACGCAGACGACACCGAACTGGAATCCGTCAATCGACTCGACGCCCACACTGGCGACGGCATCCGCCACCGTGCGTTCACGTCGCTGGTCTTCGACGGCGAGGGAAACATCTTGCTCGCACAGCGCGCGCCCGACAAGCGCCTCTGGGGCACCTACTGGGACGGCACCGTGGCGTCACATCCGGTCGAGGGCCAGAGTCAGGAGGCGGCCACCCGACAGCGCCTCGAGGAGGAACTCGGCGTCACCCCCGACCAGTACGACGACGTCGAACTCACGGATCGCTTCGAGTACAAGCGCTACTTCGAAAACGCGGGCGTCGAACACGAGGTCTGCGCCGTCCTCCAGCTCACGCTCGACGACCGGAGCCTCGACCCCGACGAGTCGGAGGTCGCCGGAGTCATGTGGGTTCCCTACGACCGACTCCGCGAGCATCCCGAGTGGTACCGACAACTTCGGCTGTGTCCCTGGTTCGAGATCGCGATGCGCCGGGATCGGGACTAG
- a CDS encoding ABC transporter permease produces the protein MERTDFDDRPADPGRSSPGEDGVRRTSARTDGGVSAAETGAEMTGRTAASGTVVWANQARAFAERCLRELTTSRIMLASLVGTAAGMQLFFGVLWEGMAASMIASAAIGTATFGAIYVCLYAFGYLLAGDLEARRYEAYRSMPIAASADLAGRMLAGGLLATAAFSLTLVAGVVTGGSFALRSVVSIPIVVLAFAVTCIFWMLVALPVIATAANERLAEYGVPMIAVLGYMVTGFNGANVALSPLSGEWLNYLPNTLSTRLLIYHLVPTSDWAEAGLGPPGPPAGPEFLVLLVAYAVVALVVGTVVTNRLLYDRGVWR, from the coding sequence ATGGAACGCACTGATTTCGACGACCGACCTGCCGATCCGGGCCGGTCGTCACCGGGAGAGGACGGCGTTCGCCGGACGTCCGCCAGGACCGACGGCGGCGTGAGCGCCGCCGAGACGGGCGCCGAGATGACGGGTCGGACGGCGGCCAGCGGAACCGTCGTCTGGGCGAACCAGGCTCGCGCGTTCGCCGAACGCTGTCTGCGCGAGCTCACGACGAGTCGAATCATGCTCGCGAGCCTCGTCGGCACCGCCGCCGGGATGCAGCTGTTCTTCGGCGTCCTCTGGGAGGGGATGGCCGCGTCGATGATCGCCAGCGCGGCCATCGGTACGGCCACGTTCGGGGCGATCTACGTCTGCCTGTACGCCTTCGGCTACCTGTTGGCCGGCGATCTCGAAGCTCGTCGGTACGAGGCCTACCGATCCATGCCCATCGCCGCCTCGGCGGATCTGGCCGGGCGGATGCTCGCCGGGGGCCTCCTCGCGACTGCCGCCTTCTCGCTCACGCTGGTCGCCGGCGTCGTCACCGGCGGGTCGTTCGCCCTGCGCAGCGTCGTGTCGATCCCGATCGTCGTCCTCGCGTTCGCCGTCACCTGCATCTTCTGGATGCTCGTCGCGCTGCCGGTCATCGCGACGGCGGCGAACGAGCGGCTCGCGGAGTACGGCGTGCCGATGATCGCCGTGCTGGGCTACATGGTCACCGGCTTCAACGGCGCGAACGTCGCCCTCTCACCACTCTCGGGCGAGTGGCTGAACTACCTGCCGAACACGCTCTCGACCCGGCTGCTGATCTATCACCTCGTGCCGACGAGCGACTGGGCCGAGGCCGGACTCGGCCCGCCGGGGCCGCCTGCTGGCCCGGAATTCCTCGTCCTGCTCGTCGCGTACGCCGTCGTCGCGCTCGTCGTCGGGACCGTCGTGACGAACCGCCTCCTCTACGACCGGGGTGTGTGGCGATGA
- a CDS encoding ABC transporter ATP-binding protein, with amino-acid sequence MSVVETDALAKSFADESILRDVELSVEEGEVLAVMGPNGVGKSVLFSAIAGSTRPSSGSVSVFGTDPTDRSDTTSFLLQDALCSDRLTGRENLRYFDQLHPAFTDEAWSIVDRLGLTDDLDKRVEDYSGGMTRKLELAIALAIDVPLYLLDEPTAALDLSTIQEVHQLVRERRDAGRTILLSSHQPMDADLADRLAFVADGQVVATDSPEELFEAVPQVCQTRLSSVSALEDVALAGVTYPADGAVRCFRPPGSPSDEASLPDPVALVDRTTYTDLFTYYTRVVPAMDGGTA; translated from the coding sequence ATGAGCGTCGTCGAAACCGACGCCCTCGCGAAGTCGTTCGCGGACGAGTCCATCCTCCGGGACGTCGAGCTGTCGGTCGAGGAGGGCGAGGTGCTCGCCGTCATGGGCCCGAACGGGGTGGGAAAGTCCGTCCTCTTCTCGGCCATCGCGGGGAGTACGCGCCCCTCGTCGGGATCGGTCAGCGTCTTCGGCACCGATCCGACGGACCGGTCCGACACGACGAGTTTCCTCCTACAGGACGCACTCTGTTCGGACCGGCTCACCGGCCGGGAGAACCTCCGGTACTTCGACCAGCTCCACCCCGCGTTCACCGACGAGGCCTGGTCCATCGTCGACCGTCTGGGGCTCACTGACGACCTCGACAAGCGCGTCGAGGACTACTCCGGCGGGATGACCCGCAAGCTCGAACTCGCCATCGCGCTCGCGATCGACGTCCCCCTGTACCTGCTCGACGAGCCCACGGCCGCGCTCGACCTCTCGACGATCCAGGAGGTCCACCAGCTCGTCCGCGAGCGCCGGGACGCTGGCCGGACGATCCTGCTCTCGAGTCACCAGCCGATGGACGCCGATCTGGCGGACCGGCTCGCGTTCGTCGCGGACGGGCAGGTCGTCGCGACCGATTCGCCCGAGGAACTGTTCGAAGCGGTTCCGCAGGTGTGCCAGACCCGATTGTCGAGCGTCTCTGCGCTCGAAGACGTCGCCCTCGCGGGCGTCACGTACCCGGCGGACGGTGCCGTGCGTTGCTTTCGGCCGCCTGGTAGTCCGTCCGACGAGGCGTCGCTTCCCGACCCCGTGGCGCTCGTCGACCGGACGACGTACACCGACCTCTTTACGTACTACACGCGCGTCGTTCCGGCGATGGACGGAGGCACAGCGTGA
- a CDS encoding universal stress protein: MSPDRLLVPVANPETADRLLETAVDVARDRGLELLIVHVIDVPSQTSLEQARASMDREPGESVVSGTVERARATGVEATGLVRYGHDIAGSLVDLASADDVEAILLGWHGRPRRRDVVLGSYIDTVLRDADCDVLVERVDRDRGPIESVFVPVAGGPHTTYAAEIAGSIARERDANVELATVVAPDADESTVEDARTLLADTSSALGAVDTVTTTVRRSNEVAVGIVDRTADHDVTVLGAGGSGFLHRIVADDVAESVARRADSDVVLCRRRQSHRQTVLRRLIERVR; encoded by the coding sequence ATGAGCCCGGACCGCCTGCTCGTGCCCGTCGCCAATCCCGAGACGGCCGACCGGCTCCTCGAAACGGCCGTCGACGTCGCGCGGGATCGCGGCCTCGAACTACTCATCGTGCACGTGATCGACGTCCCGTCGCAGACGAGTCTCGAACAGGCACGCGCGTCGATGGACAGGGAACCAGGCGAGTCCGTCGTCTCGGGGACCGTCGAGCGTGCCCGCGCCACTGGCGTCGAGGCGACGGGGTTGGTCCGATACGGCCACGACATCGCGGGAAGCCTGGTCGACCTCGCGAGTGCCGACGATGTCGAGGCGATACTGCTGGGGTGGCACGGCCGGCCACGTCGACGCGACGTCGTTCTCGGGAGCTACATCGACACGGTGCTCCGCGACGCCGATTGCGACGTCCTCGTCGAACGAGTCGACCGCGATCGAGGGCCGATCGAATCGGTATTCGTCCCCGTCGCCGGCGGCCCGCACACCACCTACGCCGCCGAAATCGCGGGTTCGATCGCCCGCGAACGCGACGCGAACGTCGAACTCGCCACCGTCGTTGCACCCGACGCTGACGAGTCGACCGTCGAAGATGCCCGGACCCTCCTCGCCGACACGTCGTCCGCACTCGGCGCCGTCGACACGGTAACGACGACCGTGCGTCGGAGCAACGAGGTGGCGGTCGGAATCGTCGATCGCACCGCGGACCACGACGTCACCGTCCTCGGCGCCGGCGGCAGCGGATTTCTTCACCGGATCGTCGCCGACGACGTCGCCGAGTCTGTCGCCCGGCGGGCCGACAGCGACGTCGTGCTGTGTCGGCGGCGACAGAGCCACCGACAGACAGTGCTACGCCGACTTATCGAACGCGTACGGTAA
- the purH gene encoding bifunctional phosphoribosylaminoimidazolecarboxamide formyltransferase/IMP cyclohydrolase has product MTRIAGMAGNRGRNLLNIADRQPGGAEVAVVLTNAEDAPVLDAAADRGIPTEVVPQADGMDRQAHEEAVLDALADYDVDLVCLDGYMRILSATFLDAMPTTLNVHPSLLPAFPGMDAWGDALDAGVSVTGCTVHVVTDATDDDGAVIEEEVDAGPIVTQEPVPIYEGDDEATLKERVLYEGEFRAYPRAVEWFAEGAVTVDFERGEVTVDADVATVTDDADGAADSAGDGHDGLPTRRLVSNDRLDTLRYGENPHQDAAVYADRTCDEASVVHADQLNEGAKALSYNNYNDADGALNLIKEFDEPAAAVIKHTNPAGCATADTLADAYENALSTDPMSAFGGIVALNRECDAATAEQIVDSFKEVVVAPGYTDDALDVLFEKDNLRVLDVGEFGDEPSERFTEKSLVGGRLVQERDLQSVTVDDLEVVTECEPTDEELETMVFAWQTLKHVKSNGILFADGTETVGVGMGQVSRVDAVRLAAMKADEHAEGKDAEGAVMASDAFFPFPDGIEEAAKAGIEAVVQPGGSVNDEDVIEAADEHGMAMAFTGQRSFKHD; this is encoded by the coding sequence ATGACGCGCATCGCCGGCATGGCGGGCAACCGGGGGCGGAACCTGTTGAACATCGCAGATCGGCAACCGGGCGGCGCCGAGGTCGCGGTTGTCCTCACGAACGCCGAGGACGCGCCGGTGCTGGATGCGGCGGCCGACCGCGGCATCCCGACCGAGGTCGTCCCGCAGGCGGACGGAATGGACCGCCAGGCACACGAGGAAGCGGTCCTCGACGCGCTCGCGGACTACGACGTCGACCTGGTCTGTCTCGACGGCTACATGCGCATCCTCTCTGCGACCTTCCTCGACGCGATGCCGACGACGCTGAACGTTCACCCCTCGCTGCTGCCGGCGTTCCCCGGCATGGACGCCTGGGGCGACGCGCTCGACGCCGGCGTCTCGGTGACCGGCTGTACCGTCCACGTCGTCACCGACGCGACGGACGACGACGGTGCGGTGATCGAGGAAGAAGTCGACGCCGGCCCGATCGTCACGCAGGAGCCGGTGCCGATCTACGAGGGCGACGACGAGGCGACACTCAAAGAGCGCGTCCTCTACGAGGGCGAGTTCCGCGCGTACCCGCGCGCCGTCGAGTGGTTCGCCGAAGGCGCTGTCACCGTTGATTTCGAACGTGGCGAGGTGACGGTCGACGCCGACGTCGCCACGGTCACAGACGACGCGGACGGTGCAGCCGATTCCGCCGGCGACGGACACGACGGCCTGCCCACTCGCCGCCTCGTCTCGAACGACCGGCTCGATACCCTGCGGTACGGCGAGAATCCCCACCAGGATGCAGCCGTCTACGCCGATCGGACCTGCGACGAGGCGAGCGTCGTCCACGCCGACCAGTTGAACGAGGGCGCGAAGGCGCTGTCGTACAACAACTACAACGACGCCGATGGCGCGCTGAACCTGATCAAGGAGTTCGACGAGCCCGCCGCGGCGGTCATCAAGCACACCAACCCGGCCGGCTGCGCCACGGCCGACACCCTCGCAGACGCCTACGAGAACGCCCTCTCCACGGACCCGATGAGTGCCTTCGGCGGGATCGTCGCGCTCAACCGCGAGTGCGACGCCGCCACCGCCGAACAGATCGTCGACTCCTTCAAGGAAGTCGTCGTCGCGCCGGGCTACACCGACGACGCGCTCGACGTGCTCTTCGAGAAGGACAACCTGCGCGTCCTCGATGTCGGCGAGTTCGGGGACGAACCGTCGGAGCGCTTCACCGAAAAATCCCTCGTCGGCGGCCGCCTCGTCCAGGAGCGCGACCTCCAGTCGGTCACCGTCGACGACCTCGAGGTCGTCACCGAATGCGAACCGACCGACGAGGAACTCGAGACGATGGTCTTCGCCTGGCAGACCCTGAAGCACGTCAAGTCCAACGGCATCCTCTTCGCCGACGGCACCGAGACCGTCGGCGTCGGGATGGGACAGGTCTCTCGCGTCGACGCGGTCCGCCTCGCGGCGATGAAGGCCGACGAACACGCCGAAGGCAAGGACGCCGAAGGTGCCGTGATGGCCTCGGACGCCTTCTTCCCGTTCCCGGACGGGATCGAGGAGGCCGCGAAGGCGGGCATCGAGGCCGTCGTTCAACCCGGCGGCTCGGTCAACGACGAGGACGTGATCGAAGCCGCCGACGAGCACGGAATGGCGATGGCGTTTACGGGTCAGCGGTCGTTCAAGCACGATTAG